Part of the Natronobacterium gregoryi SP2 genome, GCCGACCGAAACTCTGCTCGAGGCGGCGGTGGCTGGAGAAGCGCCTGCCTGTCCGCCCTGCGCGAGCATCTCTCGCGACGTAGCGGCTGCCATCTTGAGGTCGCCGAAGGCAGTCGGCACGTGGTGGCGGACGTAGCATAATCAGCACTGCCGATGAACGCACTTGTAGAGGTGACGGCGAGCGCGCCAGTGCTGTGCCGATGTCCCGGCGCGACCGTGAGCCCTTCTGGGGTCGCGACGGAACTGACTGACAGCAAACCGTATGAGACGCCCCAGTCGTCGCTCTCGTATACCGACCAAACGGTGTGCCGTGGCGCGTCGCCGTCCACCGTAAGTCACATTTGATTTCGAAGCATAACGGCTGCGTATATTATTCGAGTTCGTGACAGTCCCGTCGACATCAAAAATGATTGATTAGTCCGGACAGCCAACGCGACGGTATGGCAGACGTGGTCAGCGTCGACTTTCTGGACTGCGAGACGGTTCGGATCGAAGGCACGCCCGTGGACGTGATCCTCTCTGCGTTCTGGTGGGACGAGTCCCGGACCGTCGGAACGATTTCGGAACCGATCGGCGGCGTCGACGGTCGACGGGTTGTCGCCGCTTCCGAGGCGTTCGGCGAGTTCGCTTACGGCCCGATCGTCAGCGAGGTCGAAGGGTTCGAACCGGGAACGCCGAGAATTCCAGGCAACGGCGACTGGTCGGTCTCGAACCCGGATCTCGAGGACTGTGTGGCCGCCGTTCGGGACCGGTACGATCTCCCGGCACCGTTCCCGACGTAGGACCAACGAGGGGACGGGGCCGACCGTCACGGACCAAAGCACGGCCTCGAGCGGGGTTCGCTACAACGTCTCGAGCCGGGTCGGCGAGTCTCTCGTCGTGTAACGACAGCGCACACCACGGGGAGATGTATCGATTCGAAACCGGTTCCGTCTGCCGCCTCGAGAAGGTCTTTTAACTGGACGTGACTACGCCGATTCGATTCCCGTGGGACGGCGTTTTCCAAACCCGATTCGGCTCGCCATCCTCTGGATCGGGCTCGCGCTCGCGAAACTCGGTCTGATCGAGGCCGAGCGTGCACGCCGAACCACCGATCTCGCCTGGCCACGAGTCGTCACGGGTCTGGCCCGGATGTCGAAGAACGCAGTCGACGTTGCGATGGTCGGCATCGGCGTCGGTTCCGCTGCCATCGCCGGCGTCGGCTTCGCCACCCCGTTCTGGGGGCTCGCTTTCGCTCTCGGTGGCGGCGTCGCGGGCGGGACGATAGCGCTCGTTTCGCAGCGATACGGTGCCGAGGCGTTCGATCAACTCGGCCAGGCCATTCGCTCGAGCGCATTGCTGGTCGTCGGAATAACGTTGCCGATCACTGTGACGTTCTGGTACGTCCCGACGGAACTGATCTCGTTACTCAGCTCCAATCCCGAAGCGATCGAACCGGGGGCGACGTATCTCCAGATCGTCGGACTCGGCGTTCCCTTTGCTGGACTCAATCTCATTGGAAGCCGGACGTTCGTCGGGATGGACGACGCCTGGACGCCGATGGTCGTTCGTGCTGGCGGTGCCGTCGTCAACATCGTCCTCAACGCCGCGTTGATCTTCGGACTCGGCATGGGCGTCTCCGGGGCGGCGATCGGGACGGTCCTCGCTAACGTCGCGGTGACGGCGACCTTCGCGGTCGGGCTGGTCGCAGGCTGGCTACCGGGTGCCGGGAAGTTCCCCGTCAGCGTCGATCCACTCGGGAGTTACCTCCACGAGTCGACGATCCGGGACCTGACGGCGATCGGGCTCCCGGTGCTCGGAACGAAACTCGTCTGGACGGCCGCGGAGTTCCCGCTGCTCGCTATCGTCGACCTCTTTGGCCAGGACACCGTCTCGGCCTACGTCATCGCCCGCCGGATCTGGGGGTTGATGAACACGCCCGGCTGGGGCTTCGGACTCGCGGCCTCGAGTCTCGTCGGCCAGGAACTCGGTACCGGCGACGAGCGACGCGCCGAACGGTTCGGCACGGAGATCGTCCTGTTCGCTACTGCAGTCTACGCGGTCGGTGCCGTGATCGTCTTTGCGTTCGCCGAGCCGATCGTCCTCCTGTTTACCGACGACCCTGCCGAGCTCGCCGTCGGGACGACGGTGGCGCTCGTCCAGGTCGCCTGTTTCGCTATCCTCCTGAAAGGCGTCGCGACGGGGGCCTCGGGTGCGCTCAAGGCCAGTGGCGACACCAAGTGGCCGTTTTACAGCCAGTTGCTCGGCATGTTCGGACTCGCAATTCCGTTCGCCTATCTCGGTGCGGCCGGACTCACGCTCCCGTCGGCAACGGTTCCGGTCCTCGAGGTGACAGTTCCCGGCGTCTCGATCGCACCGATCGGTCTGCTAGGGCTGTATCTGGCTTTCCTCGCCGAAACGCTCGTTCCAGCGGTGATCAACTACTACCGGTTCTGGACCGGCCGCTGGAAGGAGATCAGTCGAGGCTACCGACCGGATGCAGCCCCCAGTGACGACTGATACGGTTTGCTGTCCGTTAGTTTCGGCGCGACCGCAGTCGGGCTCGCGGTCGCGCCGGGACATCGTACAGCATTCCGTATGAGACGGTTTCCTGTAACGACCCTCGACGCAACCGCAAGACGCCCCCGGTTGCACCGCCGATGGCTTACAGCAGTCCGTCTGACGCCTCTTATCTGCGGTCCGATTCGAACCACTCGACCGCGAAGTCCACGAGCGGTCGCTGTTCGAGACGCCTCGCTTCGCCGACGCCGACGGAACCCGTCGTGACTACGTCGGCGTGGTCGCGCTCGAACGCGACTCCACACCTCGGGAAGTCCTCGTCGTCGATAGCGAGATCCACCCACTCGAGTCACTCGAGTCACTCGCGGTCGCCGTCGACGAACACCGCGCTGGCGTGGTCGGTCACCTCGAGGTCGATCGTTGCGCGATACTCGGCGAGGTGAACCGAGGTGTTCGTCGCGTGGCTCGTCTCCAGAAACAACACGTCGCTTGCGAGGTCGTGAAGTATCTCGGGGACAAGCCCCGAAGCACTCGCCCTGCCCAACCTGTAGCGTCGGACATCCAGCCGGGAGTGTTCGACGCCTCGCTGTGGTGGCAGTGTTTGCCGCTCTCGTTCTATTCGGTCTCGGTCACAGCCGTCGAGTCGCCACCGGCTCTGCTGGTGACGGCTCGTCGACGTCAC contains:
- a CDS encoding MATE family efflux transporter, producing MGRRFPNPIRLAILWIGLALAKLGLIEAERARRTTDLAWPRVVTGLARMSKNAVDVAMVGIGVGSAAIAGVGFATPFWGLAFALGGGVAGGTIALVSQRYGAEAFDQLGQAIRSSALLVVGITLPITVTFWYVPTELISLLSSNPEAIEPGATYLQIVGLGVPFAGLNLIGSRTFVGMDDAWTPMVVRAGGAVVNIVLNAALIFGLGMGVSGAAIGTVLANVAVTATFAVGLVAGWLPGAGKFPVSVDPLGSYLHESTIRDLTAIGLPVLGTKLVWTAAEFPLLAIVDLFGQDTVSAYVIARRIWGLMNTPGWGFGLAASSLVGQELGTGDERRAERFGTEIVLFATAVYAVGAVIVFAFAEPIVLLFTDDPAELAVGTTVALVQVACFAILLKGVATGASGALKASGDTKWPFYSQLLGMFGLAIPFAYLGAAGLTLPSATVPVLEVTVPGVSIAPIGLLGLYLAFLAETLVPAVINYYRFWTGRWKEISRGYRPDAAPSDD